A window of Desulfobacterales bacterium contains these coding sequences:
- a CDS encoding CpsB/CapC family capsule biosynthesis tyrosine phosphatase — MLIDLHSHILPGIDDGPGSEDESLAMAEAYVKAGFTNVAATPHAIPGTAWMSRPEVVYEKVDALNRRLENEGVGLKIYPGMEIALDADLCRLMDEKRIISIADGPFVLIELPFQRLPLGWEQVFFEVQSRGYQVLVAHPERCEQMMAHPGLYEKLAKAGAWFQCNYDAFLGAYGPGPEEAASYLAQNGMVHCLATDSHNAADRGPGSISEAITVLKNRIGGENLRLLAYENPDRVLAGRRLLSPAPVGRPKNGKRKKPAWLPW; from the coding sequence ATGTTGATCGATCTGCATAGCCACATACTGCCGGGTATTGATGACGGGCCGGGGAGCGAGGATGAAAGCCTTGCCATGGCGGAAGCCTATGTAAAGGCCGGTTTTACCAATGTTGCAGCCACGCCGCATGCTATTCCGGGCACTGCCTGGATGTCTCGGCCGGAGGTGGTTTATGAAAAGGTTGATGCCTTAAACCGGCGGCTGGAAAATGAGGGCGTCGGTCTCAAAATTTACCCGGGTATGGAGATCGCGCTGGACGCGGATTTGTGCCGGCTGATGGATGAAAAGCGGATTATTTCCATTGCGGATGGGCCCTTTGTTTTAATTGAGCTGCCGTTTCAGCGGCTGCCCCTGGGCTGGGAGCAGGTTTTTTTTGAAGTGCAGTCAAGAGGGTACCAGGTTCTGGTGGCGCATCCGGAGCGGTGTGAGCAGATGATGGCCCATCCCGGGCTCTATGAGAAGCTGGCAAAGGCCGGCGCCTGGTTTCAATGTAATTATGATGCGTTTCTGGGCGCCTACGGGCCGGGGCCTGAAGAGGCGGCTTCCTATCTGGCGCAGAATGGCATGGTTCACTGCCTGGCCACGGACAGCCACAATGCCGCGGACCGGGGGCCGGGCAGTATATCTGAGGCAATAACCGTTCTCAAGAACCGAATCGGCGGTGAGAACCTGCGGCTCCTTGCATACGAGAATCCGGACCGGGTGCTTGCCGGCAGGCGGCTGCTCTCTCCCGCGCCTGTGGGACGGCCCAAAAACGGTAAGCGGAAAAAACCCGCATGGCTTCCCTGGTAA
- a CDS encoding O-antigen ligase family protein, protein MSIINIVLFFIIGTVPLLYGAIEPWVWAVYAVLMMGVFGIAYWQGRVRIGGPWVLATAGGFLVYSVFLCVPLPGFLLELLSPERYGLLKAGSGLLGASVGWESLSYDWLAASAWAGLLFAVLLFFFVLKGRLEDKGFLRQMAWVMLAVAFAEALYGLVQLFVPGVEVLWSKAVGAEDCARGTFINRNHFAGFLGMVWPLGLGLIIYQAKKHARELPGSSRIKRLKWLFSTDWFGRQFILVFAMVLIILALLFSRSRAGITAAFIGFCVFLVLLRLGRRRIGPGMWAFGGAGFCLLFVYSLNIGLDSIFERFLKLSDGASRVALWRESFGIVKDHPLGIGLHNYADVFPVYDSLSGITGKYYYAHNDYLQLLIETGWPGFVLIMTGFLWFIGKSVMRIYQAGRRMDDFRFLVGIGALSGIVSMAFHSVFDFNLQIPANLLYFVVLCGIVWGCFWGKYVDRSA, encoded by the coding sequence GTGTCGATTATAAATATAGTGCTGTTTTTTATTATTGGAACGGTACCGCTGCTTTACGGGGCGATTGAGCCGTGGGTGTGGGCGGTGTATGCGGTTCTGATGATGGGGGTGTTCGGGATTGCGTATTGGCAGGGCAGGGTTCGGATCGGGGGGCCGTGGGTATTGGCAACTGCGGGCGGTTTTCTGGTGTATTCGGTGTTTTTGTGCGTGCCGCTGCCGGGTTTTTTGCTTGAGCTTTTGAGCCCGGAGCGGTATGGACTTTTGAAGGCGGGCAGCGGGTTGCTGGGGGCGTCTGTCGGGTGGGAGAGTCTTTCCTATGATTGGCTGGCCGCTTCTGCCTGGGCCGGACTTTTGTTTGCGGTGCTGCTGTTCTTTTTTGTGTTAAAGGGAAGGCTTGAAGACAAGGGGTTTCTGCGGCAGATGGCGTGGGTTATGCTTGCGGTAGCCTTTGCTGAGGCCTTGTACGGGCTGGTGCAGCTGTTTGTACCCGGCGTGGAGGTGCTGTGGTCAAAAGCGGTCGGCGCTGAAGACTGTGCCCGGGGGACGTTTATCAACCGGAATCATTTTGCCGGCTTCCTGGGAATGGTGTGGCCGCTGGGGCTTGGGCTTATCATCTATCAGGCAAAGAAACATGCCCGTGAGCTGCCGGGCAGCAGCCGGATTAAGCGGTTGAAATGGCTTTTTTCAACAGACTGGTTCGGGCGGCAGTTCATCCTGGTGTTTGCCATGGTTTTGATCATACTGGCGCTTCTTTTTTCGCGCTCCAGGGCCGGGATTACGGCGGCGTTTATCGGGTTCTGCGTTTTTCTGGTTCTGCTAAGATTGGGCAGGCGGCGGATCGGGCCGGGGATGTGGGCTTTTGGCGGGGCCGGTTTTTGTCTGCTTTTCGTATACAGTCTGAACATCGGGCTGGACAGCATTTTTGAACGGTTTTTGAAGCTCTCCGACGGGGCGTCGCGCGTGGCCCTGTGGCGGGAGAGCTTCGGGATTGTGAAGGATCATCCGCTGGGCATCGGGCTGCACAATTACGCGGACGTGTTTCCGGTTTACGATTCGCTAAGCGGTATTACCGGAAAATATTATTATGCGCACAACGATTACCTCCAGCTTTTGATCGAGACCGGCTGGCCGGGATTTGTGTTGATAATGACCGGGTTTTTGTGGTTTATTGGGAAAAGTGTGATGCGAATTTATCAGGCGGGCCGCCGGATGGATGATTTTCGTTTTTTGGTGGGTATCGGGGCTTTAAGCGGGATTGTTTCCATGGCCTTTCACAGCGTGTTTGATTTTAACCTCCAGATTCCGGCGAACCTGCTCTACTTTGTTGTTTTGTGCGGGATTGTATGGGGCTGCTTTTGGGGAAAATATGTTGATCGATCTGCATAG
- a CDS encoding nucleotidyltransferase, with product MPEIKPFEKALGDIAALFDRHKIDYMVIGGLANAKWGRPRATLDIDIIAWAQDSEIENLISILQKTYTIRVDKPLEFAAETRVLPIKTHEAQQIDIILGTLPFEQQAIKRAVKVKIGNADINFCTAEDLILLKIISDRPRDLEDVEGIIKFQKENLDYGYLEPRILELSNLLDRPEIAQQWQNWKKKHS from the coding sequence ATGCCTGAAATAAAACCCTTTGAAAAAGCCCTCGGCGATATAGCCGCCTTATTTGACAGGCATAAGATCGACTACATGGTTATCGGCGGCCTTGCCAATGCGAAATGGGGCCGGCCGCGGGCCACATTGGATATCGATATCATCGCCTGGGCGCAGGACAGCGAAATTGAAAATCTCATTTCAATTCTTCAGAAAACCTATACCATCCGGGTGGACAAGCCGCTTGAATTCGCAGCAGAAACGCGGGTGCTGCCGATAAAAACCCATGAAGCTCAGCAGATCGATATCATTCTCGGGACACTGCCATTTGAACAGCAAGCAATAAAAAGAGCTGTCAAAGTAAAAATTGGCAATGCAGACATTAACTTTTGCACTGCCGAGGATTTAATCCTGCTCAAAATTATATCCGATCGCCCCCGGGATCTTGAAGATGTGGAGGGTATAATCAAATTCCAAAAAGAAAACCTTGACTACGGATACCTTGAGCCAAGAATCCTTGAACTATCCAACCTCCTGGATCGGCCTGAAATAGCTCAGCAGTGGCAAAATTGGAAAAAGAAACATTCATAA
- a CDS encoding nucleotidyl transferase AbiEii/AbiGii toxin family protein codes for MPDGDSGLTLIRMNCFLWSAPDMIPQRNISALSNRLARKGQRRVPEKVLELDYCLAWFLVGLSKTSLREYLIFKGGTALKRCYFPDYRFSEDLDFSLSQSISFEDLLEGLEDVYLQVKNDSGIVFGFGGEDRARHQNSYSFYLTYEGPLPVSSPKKVKVDITVKERFVFPINNCPVLSGYNEYEDIVEGHIIRAYSLNEICVEKFLALTDRARNEPRDLYDFWYLVSNHHVDLAMLLPEIMNKLKFRGRSFDTLADDFDKKEPRYRKLWEVRLSSQMTTLPSFENVFRSVRRAIRRAGLFE; via the coding sequence TTGCCAGATGGAGACTCAGGCTTAACATTGATCCGGATGAATTGTTTTCTCTGGTCAGCACCTGATATGATACCACAGCGCAATATCTCGGCATTATCCAACAGACTTGCCCGTAAAGGTCAAAGACGTGTCCCTGAAAAAGTCCTGGAACTCGATTATTGTCTGGCTTGGTTTCTTGTTGGCCTTTCGAAAACAAGCCTTCGAGAATATTTGATATTTAAAGGCGGGACCGCTTTGAAACGTTGCTATTTCCCTGATTATCGCTTTTCAGAGGATTTGGATTTCAGCTTATCCCAGAGCATCTCTTTTGAGGACCTTCTTGAAGGCCTTGAAGATGTTTATCTTCAGGTTAAAAACGACAGTGGAATAGTTTTTGGTTTCGGCGGCGAGGATCGGGCAAGGCATCAAAACAGTTATAGTTTTTATTTGACTTATGAAGGCCCTCTTCCGGTTTCATCGCCCAAAAAAGTCAAGGTGGATATTACTGTGAAGGAAAGATTTGTCTTTCCGATTAATAATTGCCCGGTTCTCAGCGGGTATAATGAATATGAAGACATTGTTGAAGGCCATATAATCAGGGCTTATTCCCTGAACGAAATCTGCGTAGAGAAGTTTTTGGCCCTTACAGACCGGGCGCGTAATGAGCCGCGTGATTTATACGATTTTTGGTACCTTGTTTCAAACCACCATGTTGATTTGGCGATGCTTTTGCCTGAAATAATGAATAAGCTTAAGTTTCGGGGGCGCAGCTTTGATACACTGGCCGATGATTTTGATAAAAAAGAGCCTCGCTATAGGAAGCTTTGGGAAGTCCGTTTAAGCTCCCAGATGACTACTTTGCCTTCTTTTGAAAATGTTTTTCGTTCAGTAAGGAGGGCTATCAGGAGGGCAGGGTTGTTTGAGTAG
- a CDS encoding nucleotidyl transferase AbiEii/AbiGii toxin family protein, translating to MISIEQIKNYYPAPMAENAVFQKHIVKEYVQLLILDYLSTTEHIRKMTFIGGTNLRLARGIDRFSEDLDFDCKNLTDETFIRMSDDVLAFLQRSGFNVEAREREKSRLKAFRRSLYFPELLFNLGLSGHREARFLLKIESQDQQTPYEPVMEFIRGCGFFFPFPVPSEAVLCAMKIAAMLNRGKGRDYYDVMFLLSRTEPDYQFLTSRCDIGNLAELKASVEKSLQAVDLRQKQKDFEHLLFHRDNSQRILHFAEFIRSL from the coding sequence ATGATCTCAATCGAGCAGATCAAAAACTACTATCCGGCCCCAATGGCTGAAAATGCCGTCTTTCAAAAGCACATTGTCAAAGAATATGTACAGTTATTGATCCTGGATTATCTTTCCACCACAGAGCACATCCGCAAAATGACCTTTATCGGAGGCACAAACCTGCGCCTGGCCAGGGGCATCGATCGTTTTTCCGAAGATCTGGATTTTGATTGCAAAAACCTTACCGATGAAACGTTCATCCGGATGTCAGATGATGTTCTTGCCTTCCTGCAGCGCAGCGGATTTAACGTGGAGGCCAGAGAACGGGAGAAGAGCCGGTTGAAGGCGTTTCGACGCAGCCTTTATTTCCCGGAGCTTCTGTTTAACTTAGGTCTTTCCGGTCATCGGGAGGCGCGTTTCCTGCTGAAAATCGAATCCCAGGATCAGCAGACACCCTATGAACCCGTCATGGAATTCATCAGGGGCTGCGGTTTTTTCTTCCCGTTTCCGGTTCCGTCCGAAGCGGTGCTGTGTGCCATGAAGATTGCCGCCATGCTTAACAGAGGCAAAGGGCGTGATTATTACGATGTCATGTTCCTGCTGTCACGGACGGAACCGGATTATCAGTTTCTTACCAGCCGCTGCGATATCGGCAACCTTGCCGAATTAAAGGCTTCTGTTGAAAAATCCCTGCAAGCGGTTGATCTGCGCCAAAAACAAAAGGATTTTGAACACCTCCTGTTTCATCGTGACAACAGCCAGCGCATCTTGCATTTTGCCGAATTCATACGTTCCCTCTAA
- a CDS encoding DUF1902 domain-containing protein: MATKPFFIRAEWDEEAQVWVASSDDVPGLATEEETLEGLIQKLKIMIPELLEANGTETDQEVSFELFTRRFEVTQRAAV; the protein is encoded by the coding sequence ATGGCGACAAAACCATTTTTTATAAGAGCCGAATGGGACGAGGAAGCTCAAGTATGGGTTGCAAGCAGTGATGATGTGCCCGGGCTTGCCACTGAAGAAGAAACCCTGGAAGGCTTGATCCAAAAACTAAAAATAATGATTCCTGAACTTCTTGAGGCCAATGGAACTGAAACCGATCAGGAGGTTTCATTTGAATTGTTTACCCGAAGGTTCGAGGTCACCCAACGGGCGGCTGTCTGA
- a CDS encoding type II toxin-antitoxin system HicA family toxin has protein sequence MSDYTGDLKKYLRKAGCSFERQGKGDHEIWYSPITKIHFVVDNSIKSRHTANAVLKQAGLPKHF, from the coding sequence ATGTCCGATTATACCGGCGATTTGAAAAAATACTTACGCAAAGCAGGCTGTTCATTTGAGCGACAAGGAAAAGGCGACCATGAAATCTGGTACAGTCCCATCACCAAAATCCATTTCGTAGTCGATAATTCAATTAAATCCCGACATACCGCAAACGCTGTGCTCAAGCAAGCTGGCCTGCCCAAACACTTTTAA
- the vapC gene encoding tRNA(fMet)-specific endonuclease VapC, whose translation MLKYLLDTNIVIYTMKNRPQQVRRRFKQHKGQMCISSVTLGELIFGAEHSQQVERNLTDIEAMVARLEVLPFDNKAAYHFGQIRAALYNMGKPIGPYDMMIAGHARALGLTLITNNIKGFERVPGLLLENWMN comes from the coding sequence ATGCTGAAGTATCTGCTGGATACCAATATTGTCATCTACACCATGAAAAATCGTCCGCAGCAGGTGAGAAGGCGTTTCAAACAGCACAAAGGCCAGATGTGTATTTCCAGCGTCACCCTGGGAGAGTTGATTTTTGGTGCGGAACATTCACAACAGGTGGAACGGAACCTGACAGATATTGAGGCAATGGTTGCCCGACTTGAAGTACTGCCCTTTGACAATAAAGCAGCATATCATTTCGGACAAATACGGGCTGCACTTTATAATATGGGTAAGCCCATTGGACCGTACGATATGATGATTGCCGGTCACGCCAGGGCATTGGGTCTGACACTGATAACAAATAATATTAAGGGATTCGAACGAGTGCCAGGGTTGCTGCTTGAGAACTGGATGAACTAA
- a CDS encoding helix-turn-helix transcriptional regulator — MQVVVKRPHIRVEGEISSDLIEYLRKHYDDVEVIENEDDELIEVTKSSWYKDIRAKITPGENMRVYRRLHNLTQEELGKKLGRFTRQNISNMERGHRGISKSVAKRLAELFDVSVEKFL; from the coding sequence ATGCAGGTAGTCGTGAAAAGGCCCCATATTAGGGTTGAAGGGGAGATATCTTCCGATCTCATTGAGTATCTGAGAAAGCATTATGATGATGTTGAGGTAATTGAAAACGAAGATGACGAATTAATAGAAGTAACAAAGAGCAGCTGGTACAAAGATATTCGTGCGAAGATTACGCCCGGCGAGAATATGCGCGTATATCGCCGGCTGCACAATTTGACTCAGGAAGAATTGGGTAAAAAACTTGGCCGCTTTACCCGACAAAATATTTCCAATATGGAGCGCGGACACAGGGGTATCAGCAAATCTGTGGCAAAAAGACTGGCTGAGCTTTTTGATGTTTCGGTGGAAAAGTTTTTATAA
- a CDS encoding helix-turn-helix transcriptional regulator, which produces MSGATKKRHTKNCREVRYYGPREKIEKIDQLARSLDLEDISDSAPWRELFPEFEEGASPAIALKGSRAKENITQKGLSEITGIPQGHISEMENGRRSIGKEIAKKLGKALNVDYRVFL; this is translated from the coding sequence ATGTCGGGAGCCACGAAAAAGCGCCATACTAAAAATTGCCGCGAAGTGCGCTATTACGGTCCACGAGAAAAAATTGAGAAGATTGATCAACTGGCACGATCCCTTGATCTGGAAGATATTTCCGATAGCGCTCCCTGGCGAGAGCTTTTCCCGGAATTTGAAGAAGGCGCCTCCCCTGCGATTGCGCTTAAGGGTTCAAGAGCAAAAGAAAATATTACGCAGAAGGGACTCTCTGAAATAACTGGCATTCCCCAGGGCCATATTTCTGAGATGGAAAACGGCAGGCGGTCTATTGGCAAAGAAATTGCCAAAAAGCTCGGAAAAGCCCTTAATGTGGATTACAGGGTGTTTTTGTAG
- a CDS encoding transposase, whose translation MSNYRRALIPGGVFFFTVVTYRRRQVFTNDEKVDALRRAFRRVRAIRPFEIDAIVILPDHLHCIWRLPEGDGDFSGRWREIKKAASRAIGPHSDAENERKVWQRRFWEHAIRDEADWRRHMDYIHYNPVRHQLVSRPWDWPWSSFARCVERGWYDASWGCVEPAGIRGLDFE comes from the coding sequence ATGAGCAATTATCGTCGCGCATTGATTCCCGGCGGGGTGTTTTTCTTCACGGTGGTGACTTACCGGCGCCGGCAGGTTTTTACCAATGATGAAAAGGTTGATGCATTGCGCCGTGCGTTTCGCCGGGTTCGGGCGATAAGGCCCTTTGAAATCGATGCCATTGTGATTTTGCCGGATCACCTGCATTGTATTTGGCGTTTGCCCGAGGGGGACGGTGATTTTTCCGGGCGTTGGCGGGAAATCAAGAAGGCCGCCTCGCGGGCCATTGGTCCGCATTCGGATGCCGAAAATGAGCGCAAAGTTTGGCAGCGGCGGTTTTGGGAGCATGCCATTCGCGACGAGGCGGATTGGCGGCGGCATATGGATTATATTCATTACAATCCCGTCAGGCATCAGTTGGTGAGCCGGCCGTGGGATTGGCCGTGGTCGAGTTTTGCGCGGTGTGTGGAGCGCGGGTGGTATGACGCCTCGTGGGGGTGCGTGGAGCCGGCAGGGATTCGGGGGTTGGATTTTGAGTGA